One Amaranthus tricolor cultivar Red isolate AtriRed21 chromosome 1, ASM2621246v1, whole genome shotgun sequence DNA window includes the following coding sequences:
- the LOC130811379 gene encoding uncharacterized protein LOC130811379: MKGGNTQSCSLPAILPEAFTFSFRSHPAVRSSSLEFLSKSGFLKLAISIHDVLIKSSELVLANVDGNADEVEDSSSDDDYTYDEEIRLILDKEVDEQNNTDMISVYCYNRCDCMKLKGRIVNSEKYIDDWRDNPTWELKAFKKRVNRELGCEVKYSKCYMVKRIAMKMLYGDASEEYSRVWDYAEAIRTFNPGSTTIVKCIGIDTPPPLFQRMYICLTACKEGFVAGCRPIIGVDGAHLKGIFPGVLLTAVGKDGNNNIFPIAWAVVETENVETWIWFLNLLMEDLRSVTASSSWVQAEGEAFTFMSDRQKGLVEALNSVVPECEIRFCCRHIWANFKIKFPGELFKQHFWSAARAYNKNHFDREMNVIKNISIDAYAYLAAIPAKHWARHAFCSRSKSGMLLNNICEAFNNVLVEARAKPIISLMEWIRRYVMQRSAAKREGLSNFQGELMPAITKIIEKNAKEIYGLRVIPVDVYEFEVDDIEDCYVVNLANRTCHCGSWDLIGIPCKHAVACIVLRKLDAKDFVHEAYLVETYRKTYSPKFYGMPGHKMWPTTTLAKPLPPPYRKMPGRPNKRKRKKEVGEGKGGKKAACAIKEFKQRRCGNCGEVGHYKKGCKNQPKPPPTKTKSKGGRPKMGSSSTQQSTTNDVPSSSGQQQTQLNASTSCVMDQNSQI; the protein is encoded by the exons ATGAAAGGTGGAaa CACTCAATCCTGCTCTCTTCCAGCCATTCTTCCTGAAGCTTTCACCTTCTCATTTCGCTCCCATCCAGCTGTAAGATCAAGTTCATTGGAATTTCTAAGCAAATCCG ggttcttaaaattAGCTATATCAATCC ATGATGTCTTGATTAAAAGTTCTGAGTTGGTTTTAGCAAATGTAGATGGTAATGCTGATGAGGTTGAGGATAGtagtagtgatgatgattatacat aTGATGAGGAAATTAGGTTGATAttagataaggaggttgatgaGCAAAACAACACAGACAT GATCAGTGTGTATTGCTACAACAGATGCGATTGCATGAAATTGAAAGGTAGAATTGTgaact ctgagaaatacatagatGATTGGAGGGACAATCCAACTTGGGAATTAAAGGCATTTAAGAAACGGGTTAATAGagagttaggttgtgaagtgaagtatTCTAAGTGTTACATGGTTAAAAGAATTGCAATGAAAATGCTATAtggtgatgctagtgaagagtatagcAGGGTTTGGGATTATGCGGAAGCAATAAGGACGTTTAATCCAGGAAGCACAACAATCGttaaatgcattggaatagacaCACCCCCACCTTTGTTccaaaggatgtatatatgcTTGACAGCGTGTAAGGAGGGGTTTGTAGCTGGCTGTAGGCCTATTATAGGTGTTGATGGGGCACATCTGAAGGGAATTTTCCCTGGGGTTTTGTTGACTGCTGTTGGTaaagatgggaacaataatATCTTTCCCATTGCATGGGCTGTGGTTGAAACTGAAAATGTAGAAACATGGATTTGGTTTCTAAATCTTCTGATGGAAGACCTTAGGTCGGTAACTGCATCGAGTAGTTGGGTTCAAGCAGAAGGTGAAGCTTTCACCTTCatgagcgataggcaaaag GGTTTGGTTGAAGCTTTGAACTCAGTGGTTCCTGAATGTGAAATTAGGTTCTGCTGTAGACATATATGGGCGAACTTCAAGATCAAGTTCCCTGGAGAGTTGTTCAAACAACACTTTTGGAGTGCAGCCAGAGCCTACAACAAG AATCattttgatagagaaatgaatgtaataaagaatatttctattgACGCATATGCATATCTAGCTGCTATTCCTGCAAAACATTGGGCTAGGCATGCTTTTTGTAGTAGGAGTAAGTCTGGGATGTTATTGAACAATATTTGTGAGGCATTCAACAATGTGTTAGTAGAAGCAAGGGCGAAGCCTATAATTTCTCTAATGGAGTGGATTAGGAGATATGTAATGCAACGAAGCGCAGCCAAAAGGGAAGGGTTGAGTAACTTTCAAGGTGAGTTGATGCCAGCTATcactaaaattattgaaaaaaatgcaaaagaaatatatggtttaagggtaatcccagtggatgtgtatgagtttgaggtggatgatATTGAAGACTGTTACGTTGTAAACTTGGCCAATAGAACTTGCCATTGTGGAAGTTGGGACCTTATAGGGATTCCTTGCAAACATGCCGTTGCTTGTATTGTGCTTAGAAAATTAGATGCCAAAGACTTTGTCCACGAGGCGTATCTCGTAGAAACGTATCGAAAAACGTATAGTCCAAAGTTTTATGGTATGCCAGGACACAAAATGTGGCCAACAACCACTTTAGCCAAACCACTTCCTCCACCATATAgaaagatgcctggaaggcctaacaagaggaaaagaaagaaggaagttGGTGAAGGTAAAGGAGGAAAGAAGGCTGCATGTGCTATTAAAGAATTCAAGCAacggagatgtggtaattgCGGTGAAGTTGGTCACTACAAAAAGGGCTGCAAAAATCAACCTAAACCACCACCAACAAAGACCAAGTCAAAaggtggaaggcctaaaatgggaTCTTCTTCTACTCAACAATCTACAACGAATGATGTGCCTAGCTCCAGTGGTCAACAACAAACGCAGTTAAATGCATCTACTTCATGTGTAATGGATCAAAATAGTCAAATATAG
- the LOC130823713 gene encoding transcription factor bHLH78-like, giving the protein MEKELNSPNYGLMEISIDQLSNCYFQPNWENSNSMDQNDPFESTLSSIVSSPTITSSNGVGDGMMIRELIGRLGSICDSGDISPQLSCIATGNNSTNTSCYSTPLNSPPSKFNLSSLLMVGNNSGNYPIQQNLGSFNTDPGFVERAAKFSCFRNNGSQIDNDNGRSGLKLESGKLSRVNSDKNLGENGEFNESFAVSEQNTEGEIGVKAQNNANSRKRKSVSKAKVKDSPSSPAKNDKIEEENEESNAKRSKVDHKEAKKENAEETNSNKEKQKTNNNKEASKPEPPKDYIHVRARRGQATDSHSLAERVRREKISERMKFLQDLVPGCNKVTGKATILDEIINYVQSLQHQVEFLSMKLATVNPRMEFNMETLLSKDVFQSRGSSLPQSIYPIEQNSAQTFPFDYHQSTQPMSLPLQNGVPNGIESPFPTNPDAPLHSIDRFVDSSAQLPTLWEDDLQSIVQMGIVHNQAQNLPLGTLPNAQMKVEL; this is encoded by the exons atggaaaaagaattAAATTCCCCAAATTATGGGTTAATGGAAATCTCAATTGATCAACTCTCAAATTGTTATTTCCAACCCAATTGGGAAAATTCCAATTCCATGGATCAAAATGACCCATTTGAGTCAACACTTAGTTCAATTGTATCATCCCCTACAATAACATCATCTAATGGTGTAGGTGATGGTATGATGATCAGAGAACTAATCGGACGGCTAGGAAGTATTTGTGATTCTGGTGATATTTCACCTCAATTATCTTGCATTGCAACAGGAAATAACAGTACAAATACTTCTTGTTATAGCACACCTTTGAATTCCCCACCTTCAAAATTCAATCTTTCTTCTTTATTAATGGTGGGTAATAATTCTGGGAATTACCCAATTCAGCAAAATTTGGGATCTTTTAATACTGACCCTGGATTTGTTGAAAGAGCTGCTAAATTTTCTTGTTTTAGGAATAATGGGAGTCaaattgataatgataatggTAGATCAGGGTTGAAATTGGAATCTGGGAAATTATCTAGGGTTAATTCCGATAAGAATTTGGGTGAAAATGGCGAATTTAATGAAAGTTTTGCAGTTTCTGAGCAAAACACAGAAGGTGAAATTGGTGTTAAAGCtcaaaataatgcaaattcaaGGAAAAGGAAGTCTGTTTCTAAGGCTAAAGTCAAGGATTCTCCTTCTTCCCCTGCTAAAAATGACaag ATTGAGGAAGAGAATGAAGAATCAAATGCAAAAAGAAGCAAAGTAGATCATAAAGAAgctaaaaaagaaaatgcaGAAGAGACTAATTCCAACAAAGAGAAACAGAAAACCAACAATAATAAGGAAGCATCAAAGCCAGAGCCTCCAAAAGACTATATTCATGTCAGAGCAAGAAGAGGCCAAGCTACTGATAGTCATAGTCTTGCTGAAAGG GTTAGAAGAGAGAAAATTAGTGAAAGAATGAAGTTTCTTCAAGATCTTGTTCCTGGTTGCAATAAg GTTACAGGGAAAGCCACAATTCTTGATGAGATTATAAACTATGTACAATCATTACAGCACCAAGTTGAG TTCCTTTCTATGAAATTAGCAACCGTAAATCCTAGAATGGAGTTCAATATGGAAACTCTTCTCTCCAAAGAT GTGTTTCAATCTAGAGGGTCATCATTGCCTCAATCAATATACCCAATAGAACAAAATTCAGCACAAACATTCCCCTTTGATTACCATCAATCCACCCAACCCATGTCATTACCTTTGCAAAATGGTGTTCCAAATGGGATTGAGAGTCCTTTCCCAACAAACCCGGATGCCCCTTTGCACTCGATCGACCGATTTGTCGACTCATCGGCTCAG CTACCAACTCTTTGGGAGGATGATCTCCAAAGTATTGTACAAATGGGAATTGTGCATAATCAAGCACAAAATTTACCATTAG GTACACTTCCAAATGCCCAAATGAAAGTTGAGCTATGA